GCCGAACCGCCGCGGCGGCGGAGGTCAGGCCCAGTACATCGATCAGTCTTTACCTGAGGAGATCGGCAACGACCCGCTGGCCGAGGTGGTCACCTGGGCGTTGGAGAACCTCAACCAGCAGTTCGACGTCGAGGTGCTGGCGGCCCGCGCGTACATGTCGCGGCGCACCTTCGACCGCCGCTTCCGCACCCTGACCGGCAGCGCGCCGCTGCAGTGGCTGATCACCCAGCGGGTGCTGCAGGCGCAGCGGCTGCTGGAGACCTCGGACCTGTCGGTGGACGACGTCGCCCGCCGCTGCGGCTTCCGCTCGCCGGTGGCGCTGCGCGGGCACTTCCGGCGGCAGCTCGGGGTCTCCCCGGCCGCGTACCGGACCACCTTCCGGGCCCGCCGCCCGGCCGCCGGCGGTCAGGTGGCCCCGGTGGTCCCGAACAACGCCCTGGCCGAGCGCGGCCCGGGCCAGAACGGGCACGCCCCGGCGTCCCACGGACCCGCCGTCCACGGCGCACACGGTGCTCCGGCGCACGGGCCGGTGACGCACGGTCAGCCGACTCCGGCCGGTGCCGGGCCGACGGGCGGCCCGCTGGGCCGGCCGACCGGTCCGGGCGGGGGTGCGGCGGGGCAGCAGCGTCCGCGTCCGCTGGTGCCGCCGCAGGCCGGTCCGCCTCCGAGCGCCTTCGGTGCGCGCTCGGCGGAGCGTCCGGGCGACCCCCGGTACGCGGGCCGCGGCACCGGCCCGGCGGCGCACGGCGGTCAGTCCGGTCAGTCGGGTTACGGCGGTCAGTCCGGTCACAGCGGTCAGGCGGGCCACGGCGGCCAGCCCGGCCACGGCGGCAGCCAGCCCGGTCAGGCCGGAGGTCCGTACCCGGGTGCCCAACAGGGGTCGTCGCCCGCGCACGCGCACGCGCAGCCCTCTCCCGGGCAGCCGGTGCGGCCGAGCGCGGCGTACCCGGGCGGGCGCGGGTCGGGTCCGGCGGAGCGTCCGGACCGTCCGGTGGAGCACGCCATCGCGGAGGACGCGACCGGTGAGCAGCCGAGCGCCCGGGGCCGACAGGCGGCGCACCGCCCGGAGGCCGAGCCGGAGCGCGGGGCGCGCGACACGGCGGACTTCGCCCCGGACGGGGCGCGTGCGGTGTCGGGGGCGCGCGATCGCGCCGTAGGGTGAAGGCGTGAATGACCGTCTGGTATGGATCGACTGTGAGATGACCGGCCTCGACCTCGATCGGGACGCCCTGATCGAGGTCGCCGCCCTGGTGACCGACTCCGAGCTGAACGTGCTCGGCGAAGGCGTGGATGTGATCATCCGCCCGCCCGCCGAGGCGTTGGCGAGCATGCCCGAGGTGGTACGGCAGATGCACACCTCCTCGGGCCTGCTCGACGAGCTCGCGGACGGCCTGACCATGGCCGAGGCCCAGGAGCAGGTGCTGGCGTACGTCCGCGCGCACGTCCCGGAGGCCGGCAAGACCCCGCTGTGCGGGAACTCGGTGGCCACCGACCGCGGCTTCCTGGCCCGGGACATGCCCGAGTTGGAGGGGCACCTGCACTACCGGATCGTGGACGTCTCCTCGATCAAGGAGCTGGCCCGCCGCTGGTACCCGCGCGCCTACTACAACAGCCCGCAGAAGGGCGGCAGCCACCGCGCGCTGGCCGACATCCGCGAGTCGATCGCCGAACTCCGCTACTACCGCGAGGCGGTGTTCGTCCCGCAGCCCGGCCCGGACAGCGACACCGCGCGGGAGATCGCCGCCCGCCACCAGGTGCCCACCACCTGACCAGCGAACCGGTCCGATCGGTCGGGGAAATCCTGGCGCGAGCACCCCTCCGCATCCTGTAGAGTTCTTCCTGTCGGAGCGGGAACGCGAGAGCGGGAAAGCACCTGACAGATGGTGGGTGTAGCTCAGTTGGTAGAGCACCTGGTTGTGGTCCAGGTGGCCGCGGGTTCGAGTCCCGTCACTCACCCCATCGCACGAAGGCCCCGGTCGAGAAATCGACCGGGGCCTTCGTCGTTCCCACCCGGAACGGCCGCGACGACCGCGACGGCGGCGACGGCGGCGATTCGGGACGGATGCGCACCGGCTGGAGCGGTCGGCCCGCGCGGCGGGAGGGGGCCTCCGACCGGGCATGGACGGCCAATCTACCCGCTAGTAACATCGCGGCATGACCACTACTGCGATCGGCGAGCTGCTCACGTCCACCGTCCCGATGGTGAAGACCCTGCAGCTGGAGTACCTGGAGACCACCCCGGAGCGGGCCGTGCTGCGGCTGCCCGACCTGCCGGAGTACCGCAACCACGTGGGCGGGCCGCACGCGGGGGCGATGTTCACGCTGGCCGAGTCCGCCAGCGGGGCGATCGTGCTGGCGGCGTTCGGCGACCAGTTGGGGCGTGCGGTGCCGCTGCCGACGGTCGGCGAGATCTCGTTCAAGAAGCTCGCCCGCGGCGTGGTGACCGCCACCGCGACGCTCGGCCGGCCGGTCGCCGAGGTGATCGCCGAGCTGGACGAGGGCCGGCGCCCCGAGTTCCCGATCACCGTGGAGATCACCCGCGAGGACGGCGCCGTCACCGGCGTGCTGGAGATCGTCTGGACCCTGCGCCCCAACTCCTGAGCACCCGGCGGGCCGACCGGGCCGGGGCGACCGCACACCCCGACCCGGGCGGCACCCGGGAGACGGTGCCCCCACGCCCACACCCACCCCCGGAGCGCCCGCGCCCCACGCCCGCCCGCGCCCCACGCCCACCCCCGCCCCTAGCGC
This is a stretch of genomic DNA from Kitasatospora fiedleri. It encodes these proteins:
- a CDS encoding DUF4442 domain-containing protein → MTTTAIGELLTSTVPMVKTLQLEYLETTPERAVLRLPDLPEYRNHVGGPHAGAMFTLAESASGAIVLAAFGDQLGRAVPLPTVGEISFKKLARGVVTATATLGRPVAEVIAELDEGRRPEFPITVEITREDGAVTGVLEIVWTLRPNS
- the orn gene encoding oligoribonuclease produces the protein MNDRLVWIDCEMTGLDLDRDALIEVAALVTDSELNVLGEGVDVIIRPPAEALASMPEVVRQMHTSSGLLDELADGLTMAEAQEQVLAYVRAHVPEAGKTPLCGNSVATDRGFLARDMPELEGHLHYRIVDVSSIKELARRWYPRAYYNSPQKGGSHRALADIRESIAELRYYREAVFVPQPGPDSDTAREIAARHQVPTT